The Parcubacteria group bacterium genome window below encodes:
- the rhuM gene encoding RhuM family protein, with protein MNREVVFYNLDMIISVGYRINSLRGTQFRIWATQKLREYMVKGFVMDDERLAEGRVKRSYFEEWEERIRKIRTSEANFYQKVRDVFATSVDYNLKADYAHEFFSTVQNKFHFAITGLTASEIIAKRIDSKKENLGLTNWKGEIITREQAQIAKNYLAELELKRLNLLVEQFLSFAELQSVERRVMYMKNWIEKLDGFLILNDKEILKNAGSISHKDMEKTVRRELGKFNSKRLK; from the coding sequence ATAAATCGAGAAGTGGTGTTTTATAACTTAGACATGATAATCTCGGTAGGATACAGGATAAATTCCTTGCGAGGCACGCAATTCCGCATCTGGGCAACGCAGAAGCTCAGAGAATACATGGTGAAAGGTTTCGTGATGGATGACGAGAGGCTGGCTGAAGGAAGAGTGAAAAGGAGCTACTTCGAAGAGTGGGAGGAAAGGATCAGAAAAATCAGAACTTCTGAAGCGAATTTTTATCAAAAAGTTCGAGATGTTTTTGCGACTAGCGTGGATTATAACCTGAAGGCTGATTATGCCCATGAATTTTTTTCCACAGTTCAGAATAAATTCCATTTTGCCATCACCGGGCTCACGGCATCGGAAATAATTGCCAAAAGAATAGATAGTAAAAAAGAAAATCTTGGGCTTACTAATTGGAAAGGAGAAATTATCACGCGCGAGCAAGCACAGATTGCCAAAAATTATCTGGCGGAATTGGAACTCAAGAGATTAAATTTGCTAGTAGAGCAGTTTCTGTCATTTGCGGAACTACAAAGCGTGGAAAGAAGAGTGATGTATATGAAAAATTGGATCGAGAAACTGGATGGATTTTTGATTCTGAATGACAAGGAAATTTTGAAAAATGCCGGCAGTATTTCTCATAAGGATATGGAGAAAACAGTCAGAAGGGAATTGGGAAAATTTAATAGCAAGAGATTAAAATAG
- a CDS encoding TspO/MBR family protein, with protein MQNYNWYQQLVKPSWSPPAWIFGPVWTFLYVLIAISFGTVFWKTATKQLPFIVALPFVLNIIFNLIFTPIQFGLKNNYLAALDILLVLITLVWAMVAIYPHARWIAYIQLPYLLWVTFATILQLTITYLNK; from the coding sequence ATGCAAAATTACAATTGGTATCAGCAGTTGGTAAAGCCTTCCTGGTCTCCGCCTGCTTGGATCTTCGGGCCGGTTTGGACATTTCTGTATGTTTTGATTGCTATTTCATTTGGGACGGTATTTTGGAAGACCGCGACGAAACAGCTTCCGTTTATTGTGGCTTTGCCTTTTGTTCTAAACATTATTTTTAATCTCATCTTTACGCCTATCCAATTCGGCCTTAAGAACAATTATCTGGCGGCGCTGGATATTCTTTTGGTTCTGATCACTCTTGTTTGGGCGATGGTGGCAATCTATCCGCATGCCAGATGGATCGCCTATATCCAGCTCCCGTATCTTCTCTGGGTCACTTTTGCAACAATCCTCCAACTCACGATTACTTATTTAAATAAGTAA
- a CDS encoding GNAT family protein, with protein sequence MILKGSKIYLQEGLREEDYSLILKGYTDLSVIGFVCFAKEAIKLKTNQEAKKFFHEIESEIVFGIYDLEGEFVGYTSLEKDKNGGYEFGIIILDKNYWSRGIGAEAIRLTLEYAFNNLGLSRVLLNVSEYHQKAIELYEKMGFKKTKLIPNDREIYLDGKWLRSGTVEMELYN encoded by the coding sequence ATGATTTTAAAAGGCTCAAAAATTTATCTGCAAGAAGGGCTCCGAGAGGAAGATTATTCTTTGATCTTGAAAGGTTACACGGATTTAAGTGTGATTGGGTTTGTGTGTTTTGCGAAAGAAGCAATTAAACTCAAAACAAATCAAGAAGCAAAAAAGTTTTTCCATGAAATTGAGTCAGAAATTGTTTTTGGGATTTATGATTTGGAAGGTGAGTTTGTTGGATATACATCGCTTGAAAAAGATAAAAACGGGGGATATGAATTTGGAATTATTATTTTAGATAAAAATTATTGGAGTAGGGGAATTGGAGCGGAAGCAATAAGGTTGACTTTAGAGTATGCTTTTAATAATCTAGGATTAAGTCGAGTACTTTTGAATGTCAGTGAATATCATCAGAAAGCAATTGAGCTTTATGAAAAAATGGGTTTCAAAAAGACAAAACTGATTCCCAATGACCGGGAAATATATCTGGATGGAAAATGGCTTCGAAGTGGAACAGTGGAAATGGAGCTATATAATTAA
- a CDS encoding HAD family phosphatase, whose amino-acid sequence MKKVAIFDIDGTIFRSSLLIEITEALIDAGALKPSLRKYYAKHRQNWLDRKGSYEKYIGGVVEAFENNIKGVKYKDFLRISQKVLAIKQDRTYQYTRDLIGKLKKKNYYLLAISNSPEVIVGNFCKQLGFNKAYGRIYEVNEKGIFTGKILHEKIIGDKAKVIKRAIEKENLTIVGSIAVGDTESDIPMFKMVDSPICFNPNKRLYSAAKKYGWKMIVERKDMFYEIK is encoded by the coding sequence ATGAAAAAAGTTGCTATATTCGACATCGATGGAACGATTTTCCGGTCCAGTCTGCTTATTGAGATAACCGAAGCGTTAATTGATGCCGGCGCATTAAAGCCGTCTCTTCGGAAGTATTATGCCAAGCATCGCCAAAATTGGCTGGACAGGAAAGGCTCTTACGAAAAATATATTGGCGGAGTAGTCGAGGCGTTTGAAAACAATATTAAAGGGGTTAAGTATAAAGATTTTTTGAGGATCTCCCAAAAGGTTCTAGCAATCAAGCAGGATCGTACCTACCAATACACTCGAGATTTGATAGGGAAGCTCAAAAAGAAAAATTATTATTTGCTGGCCATTTCCAATTCACCCGAGGTAATCGTTGGCAATTTTTGCAAACAGCTTGGTTTCAACAAGGCGTATGGCCGGATATATGAAGTGAATGAAAAGGGAATATTTACCGGAAAAATTTTACACGAGAAGATTATCGGCGACAAGGCCAAGGTTATTAAAAGGGCGATTGAAAAAGAGAATTTGACCATTGTTGGTTCTATTGCCGTTGGCGATACGGAATCTGATATCCCGATGTTCAAGATGGTTGATAGCCCGATCTGTTTTAATCCCAACAAAAGGCTTTACAGCGCGGCTAAAAAATATGGGTGGAAGATGATTGTGGAGAGAAAGGATATGTTTTACGAAATAAAATGA
- a CDS encoding DUF3276 family protein gives MALSANRNNMEFNKQEKVHSQMLRAGSKNYFFDVKKAKSGNNYLTIAESYKGKDGASVVNRIMLFKDHLADFQKTLEEAESYL, from the coding sequence ATGGCGCTAAGCGCAAACAGAAACAATATGGAATTTAACAAGCAAGAAAAAGTGCATTCCCAGATGCTTCGCGCCGGGAGCAAGAATTATTTCTTCGATGTGAAGAAAGCTAAAAGCGGAAATAATTATCTCACCATTGCCGAATCGTATAAAGGGAAAGATGGCGCAAGCGTGGTTAACAGGATTATGCTTTTCAAAGATCACTTGGCTGATTTTCAAAAAACATTGGAAGAAGCAGAAAGCTATTTATAG
- a CDS encoding GIY-YIG nuclease family protein, with product MYYLYILKCADGTLYTGITTDLKRRIAEHNGAKLGAKYTVARRPVKLAYSQKFENRSLASKEEARVKRLTKNQKLALIKKSNKI from the coding sequence ATGTATTATCTCTATATCTTGAAATGCGCGGATGGAACTTTGTATACTGGAATTACCACCGATTTGAAGCGGAGGATTGCTGAGCATAATGGCGCAAAGCTAGGTGCAAAATATACAGTAGCCCGCCGTCCGGTCAAGCTGGCCTATTCGCAAAAATTCGAAAATCGATCCTTGGCTTCCAAGGAAGAAGCTCGGGTCAAGAGACTAACAAAAAATCAAAAGTTAGCGTTGATTAAAAAATCTAATAAAATTTAA
- a CDS encoding GNAT family protein produces MTGKYIWMENGFEVEQWKWSYIINYVNMKLAENKKFILRSVQKGDEFDIAKNINDKIIARNTATIPYPYKLKDAKKWIGEYLKKQKKKNPEETSFAIVIDGEVVGSIGIHKIVKNHKCEIGYWLARKHWGKGIMPEAVKIVTDYGFEKLKLRRIDAGVYSFNPPSMRVLEKNGYKLEGILKKDVKKGNKLFDKHVYAKISN; encoded by the coding sequence ATGACCGGGAAATATATCTGGATGGAAAATGGCTTCGAAGTGGAACAGTGGAAATGGAGCTATATAATTAATTACGTAAATATGAAACTGGCGGAAAACAAAAAATTTATATTGCGGAGTGTTCAGAAGGGCGATGAGTTTGATATTGCCAAAAATATTAACGATAAGATTATTGCCCGAAATACGGCGACCATTCCGTACCCGTACAAGCTAAAAGACGCGAAAAAATGGATTGGGGAATATTTAAAAAAACAAAAGAAGAAAAATCCTGAAGAAACTTCGTTTGCCATCGTCATTGACGGTGAAGTGGTTGGTTCCATCGGAATCCACAAGATAGTAAAAAATCATAAATGTGAAATCGGATATTGGCTAGCTAGGAAACATTGGGGAAAGGGAATCATGCCTGAAGCGGTCAAAATAGTCACAGATTATGGATTCGAAAAATTAAAACTCAGAAGGATCGATGCGGGAGTTTATTCTTTTAATCCGCCTTCCATGCGAGTTCTCGAAAAAAACGGATATAAACTGGAGGGAATTTTGAAGAAAGATGTCAAAAAAGGAAACAAGCTTTTTGATAAGCATGTTTACGCTAAAATAAGTAATTAA